The Sorangiineae bacterium MSr11367 genome window below encodes:
- a CDS encoding VOC family protein, protein MRAHELFPYIRVKNAAKAIEFYKRAFDVTEKFRLTEPSGRIGHAELDFGCATLMLSDEYPECGIQGPQTIGGTSFAIHLHVENADAWIQRAVAAGATMVREPKDEFYGERSGVVRDPFGHEWNIGHEIEKVTPEEMQRRYDELLKK, encoded by the coding sequence ATGAGAGCCCACGAGTTGTTCCCGTACATCCGCGTGAAGAATGCCGCCAAGGCCATCGAGTTCTACAAGCGAGCCTTCGATGTGACGGAGAAGTTCCGGCTGACGGAGCCCAGCGGGCGCATTGGCCACGCCGAACTCGACTTTGGCTGTGCCACCCTGATGCTCTCGGACGAATACCCCGAGTGCGGCATCCAAGGACCGCAGACCATCGGAGGCACCAGCTTTGCGATTCATCTCCACGTCGAGAACGCCGACGCCTGGATCCAACGTGCCGTCGCCGCCGGTGCGACGATGGTGCGCGAGCCGAAGGACGAATTCTATGGAGAGCGCTCGGGCGTGGTCCGCGATCCCTTCGGGCACGAATGGAACATCGGCCACGAGATCGAAAAGGTGACCCCCGAGGAGATGCAAAGGCGTTACGACGAACTGCTGAAGAAGTAG
- a CDS encoding helix-turn-helix domain-containing protein, whose protein sequence is MVARAPKPHLRPFVQVLWASDGTAAEGHPASEREYMLPTGAMHLVFCLGRPLRLYDDLHDPTGHTVGHALVGGARSTFYVRDVSRPSRSVGAQFQPGAAELLLGVPASALSGRHTRLEDLWGRVALDYREQLLEARSPEVALDRFESLLTARLAQGRALHPCVAGALELFADTADVRAVVDASGYSHRRFIALFREAVGLTPKVFCRIQRFQRALAWVASAPDASWADLALRAGYADQAHFNRDFREFSGISPGIYRELAPVSRQHVPIPRTSSR, encoded by the coding sequence ATGGTGGCCCGCGCTCCCAAGCCGCATTTGCGTCCCTTCGTGCAAGTCCTCTGGGCTTCGGACGGCACCGCGGCGGAGGGCCATCCCGCGTCGGAGCGTGAATACATGCTTCCCACGGGGGCCATGCACCTCGTGTTCTGCCTCGGGCGGCCGCTGCGCCTGTACGACGATCTGCACGACCCGACGGGCCACACCGTCGGGCATGCGTTGGTCGGCGGCGCGCGCTCGACATTTTACGTGCGCGACGTGTCGCGTCCGTCGCGTTCCGTCGGGGCGCAGTTTCAGCCGGGCGCCGCCGAGCTCCTCCTCGGGGTGCCGGCCAGCGCGCTCTCCGGCCGCCACACGCGGCTCGAGGACCTATGGGGACGCGTGGCGCTGGACTACCGCGAGCAACTCCTCGAAGCACGTTCCCCGGAGGTGGCGCTCGATCGGTTCGAGTCGCTTCTCACGGCCCGCCTTGCGCAAGGGCGCGCGTTGCATCCGTGCGTGGCGGGCGCGCTCGAGCTCTTTGCCGACACCGCCGACGTGCGCGCCGTGGTCGACGCCAGCGGCTACAGCCATCGCCGGTTCATCGCGCTCTTCCGCGAGGCCGTGGGCCTCACGCCCAAGGTTTTCTGCCGCATCCAGCGCTTTCAGCGTGCCTTGGCTTGGGTCGCCTCGGCCCCCGACGCTTCGTGGGCCGATCTTGCCTTGCGCGCCGGCTACGCCGACCAAGCGCACTTCAATCGCGATTTTCGCGAATTCTCGGGCATCTCGCCCGGCATCTACCGCGAGCTCGCCCCCGTTTCGCGCCAGCACGTCCCGATTCCGCGAACCTCCTCGCGCTGA
- a CDS encoding LacI family transcriptional regulator: protein MSKLATNRPTMNDVAAAAGVALKTVSRVVNDEPGVNPATADKVKAAIDALGFRRNDGARTLRRGHTASIGVVVRDLADPFYSTLTRAVEEVALTHGFLVFTGSSDESPSRQRELALAFCARRVDGVVIVPVGEDHLYLQPEIAAGVAAVFVDRPAANLDADAVLVDNVGGVRKGIEHLLAHGHRRIGFLGDAPDIFTAGERVRGYREALTSAGHIIDPSLISMASPTRAAVRAALDRMLGGPSPATALFTGNSRVTVAVLRELAEPPPEHVKRRRPALVGFDDFEVADLLSPAVTVIAQDPARIGRAAAELLFRRMENKNREVVRRELPTRLIVRGSGEMPP from the coding sequence ATGTCGAAACTCGCGACGAACCGGCCGACGATGAACGACGTGGCTGCGGCCGCCGGGGTCGCACTCAAGACGGTGTCGCGTGTCGTCAATGACGAGCCGGGGGTAAACCCTGCCACCGCGGACAAGGTGAAGGCCGCGATCGATGCACTCGGTTTTCGCCGCAACGACGGCGCGCGTACGCTTCGTCGAGGGCACACGGCCAGCATTGGCGTGGTGGTGCGCGATTTGGCCGACCCGTTTTATTCGACGCTGACGCGCGCCGTCGAAGAGGTGGCACTGACCCACGGCTTCCTCGTCTTCACCGGCTCCTCCGACGAGAGCCCCTCGCGGCAGCGTGAGTTGGCCCTCGCCTTCTGCGCACGCCGTGTGGACGGCGTGGTGATCGTACCCGTGGGCGAGGATCACCTTTATCTCCAGCCGGAGATTGCCGCGGGCGTGGCCGCTGTCTTCGTGGATCGGCCCGCGGCAAACCTCGATGCGGACGCCGTGCTCGTCGACAACGTGGGCGGCGTTCGAAAGGGCATCGAGCATCTGCTGGCGCACGGGCACCGGCGCATCGGGTTCCTGGGCGACGCGCCCGACATTTTCACCGCCGGGGAGCGCGTGCGCGGTTACCGCGAAGCGCTCACCTCCGCAGGCCACATCATCGACCCGTCGCTCATCTCGATGGCCTCGCCCACGCGCGCTGCCGTTCGCGCGGCGCTCGATCGCATGCTCGGTGGCCCGTCGCCGGCGACGGCGCTGTTCACCGGCAACAGCCGCGTCACCGTGGCCGTACTGCGCGAGCTCGCCGAGCCGCCGCCCGAGCACGTCAAACGCCGCCGGCCCGCCCTGGTCGGCTTCGACGATTTCGAGGTGGCCGATCTGCTGTCCCCGGCGGTGACGGTCATCGCGCAAGATCCCGCCCGCATCGGGCGCGCCGCGGCCGAGCTGCTCTTCCGCCGCATGGAGAACAAGAACCGCGAAGTCGTGCGGCGTGAGCTTCCAACCCGGCTCATCGTCCGCGGTTCGGGCGAAATGCCACCCTGA
- a CDS encoding DUF3459 domain-containing protein, whose amino-acid sequence MDPIASHDGACWWQRGVVYQIYPRSFLDSNGDGVGDLRGITSRLPYLAWLGIDVVWISPFYPSPMADFGYDVKDYTDVDPLFGDLAAFDELVAVATSHGIRIIMDFVPNHTSKEHPWFIESRSSRDSAKREFYVWADPRPDGSPGTAPQAGPGTPNNWLSIFGGRAWEWDAASGQYYLHTFLPEQPDLNWRNPSVVAAMHEVLRFWLDRGISGFRIDAPLPMMKDPQMRDNPPNKGKPTYHRPFGDYDTLVPLYSQGHPDIHEIFRGFRRVLDAYPDKVAIGEIHEFHWPTWATYYGVDLDELHMPFNFGLLKTPWTARAAAQLVGEIEGSLPKGAWPNYVFGNHDEPRIASRLGTEARARVAMMMLLTLRGTPTIYYGEELGMLNGVIAPEQTRDPWELRVPGIGVGRDPGRTPMHWDASAHAGFCAEGAEPWLPVGADYRERNVASQRADARSMLHLTRALLALRAKTPALQGGSYRTVHDGEGDCFAYLREADDGQRCLIALNFADTERSLSLPTADFGTVLVSTYADTQGERRDLSSLRLRADEGLVIALG is encoded by the coding sequence ATGGATCCAATAGCTTCCCATGACGGCGCGTGCTGGTGGCAGCGCGGCGTCGTCTATCAAATTTATCCGCGAAGTTTTCTCGATTCCAATGGCGACGGCGTGGGCGATCTGCGCGGAATCACCTCGCGTCTGCCGTACCTGGCATGGCTGGGGATCGATGTGGTGTGGATCTCCCCGTTCTATCCGTCGCCCATGGCCGACTTCGGTTACGACGTAAAAGACTATACCGACGTGGACCCCCTCTTTGGCGACTTGGCCGCCTTCGACGAGCTGGTCGCCGTGGCCACGTCGCATGGCATCCGCATCATCATGGACTTCGTGCCGAACCACACGTCGAAGGAACATCCATGGTTCATCGAATCGCGCTCGTCGCGCGATTCCGCCAAGCGCGAATTCTATGTGTGGGCCGATCCACGCCCCGACGGCAGTCCAGGAACGGCCCCGCAAGCGGGTCCTGGGACGCCCAACAATTGGCTGAGCATCTTCGGTGGGCGGGCCTGGGAGTGGGATGCCGCGAGCGGGCAATACTACTTGCACACCTTCTTGCCCGAGCAGCCGGATCTGAATTGGCGCAATCCATCGGTGGTCGCGGCGATGCACGAGGTGCTGCGCTTTTGGCTCGATCGTGGCATTAGCGGCTTCCGCATCGACGCGCCGTTGCCGATGATGAAGGACCCGCAAATGCGGGACAACCCCCCGAACAAGGGCAAGCCGACCTACCACCGCCCCTTCGGCGACTACGATACGTTGGTGCCGCTGTACAGTCAGGGGCATCCGGATATCCACGAGATCTTCCGAGGCTTCCGCCGCGTGCTCGACGCCTACCCGGACAAGGTGGCCATCGGCGAGATCCACGAGTTCCATTGGCCAACATGGGCCACGTACTACGGCGTCGATTTGGACGAGCTGCACATGCCGTTCAACTTCGGCCTGTTGAAGACCCCGTGGACCGCCCGCGCCGCCGCGCAACTGGTGGGCGAGATCGAGGGCAGTCTGCCAAAGGGCGCCTGGCCAAACTACGTGTTCGGCAACCACGACGAGCCGCGCATTGCCAGCCGCCTCGGCACCGAGGCCCGCGCGCGGGTGGCGATGATGATGCTCCTGACCTTGCGGGGCACCCCGACGATTTACTACGGCGAGGAATTGGGGATGCTCAATGGCGTCATCGCGCCGGAGCAGACGCGCGATCCGTGGGAGTTGCGGGTACCGGGCATCGGGGTGGGGCGGGATCCGGGGCGGACGCCGATGCACTGGGATGCGAGCGCCCATGCAGGGTTTTGCGCGGAGGGCGCGGAACCCTGGCTTCCCGTGGGGGCTGACTATCGCGAGCGCAACGTGGCGTCGCAGCGGGCGGATGCGCGAAGCATGTTGCACCTGACGCGTGCGCTGCTCGCGCTACGGGCGAAGACGCCTGCCCTGCAGGGTGGAAGCTATCGCACCGTGCACGATGGAGAGGGCGATTGCTTCGCGTACTTGCGTGAGGCGGACGATGGGCAGCGGTGCTTGATTGCGCTGAATTTCGCCGATACCGAGCGCAGTCTATCGCTGCCCACTGCGGATTTCGGCACAGTGCTCGTCTCGACGTATGCCGATACACAGGGCGAACGGCGTGATCTGAGCAGCCTTCGCTTGCGTGCCGACGAGGGGCTCGTCATCGCGCTGGGCTAA
- a CDS encoding MOSC domain-containing protein, translating to MLVSSLHVYPIKSAGGLNPPAIKVEKWGPFGDRRWMLVDGDGVLISARQAPRLFVVTAEPESDSLDAPVNPNGILIARGPHAEPLRLVPPSPPYERIPVRLHRDSFEATLAGPHADAWFGSLLGRSDVRLVWMDDPATRRPVDPMYGDPGDRVGFADGFPLLITTLASLRQLNAWIAEDARERGEPQAPVTMQRFRPNVVIADLEEPFAEDHWKRIQIGDVMFRVVKPCTRCIMTTIEPRTLAKGKEPLRTLARHHKWNGGATFGMNITPDQEGVIWVGDVIRVL from the coding sequence TTGCTTGTCTCTTCGCTGCACGTCTATCCCATCAAATCGGCGGGCGGGCTCAATCCGCCAGCCATCAAGGTCGAAAAGTGGGGGCCGTTCGGCGATCGCCGCTGGATGCTCGTCGATGGTGACGGCGTTCTCATCAGTGCCCGCCAGGCGCCGCGCCTGTTCGTGGTGACGGCGGAGCCCGAATCCGATTCGCTCGACGCCCCGGTGAACCCGAACGGCATCCTCATCGCCCGAGGTCCCCACGCCGAGCCACTCCGCCTCGTTCCGCCGTCCCCGCCCTACGAGCGCATTCCGGTGCGCCTGCACCGCGATTCCTTCGAAGCCACGCTGGCGGGGCCACACGCCGATGCATGGTTTGGCTCCTTGCTTGGCCGCAGCGACGTTCGCCTCGTCTGGATGGACGATCCGGCCACGCGCCGTCCCGTCGATCCGATGTACGGCGACCCTGGGGATCGGGTCGGTTTCGCCGATGGGTTTCCTCTCCTGATCACGACCCTCGCGTCGCTTCGTCAATTGAACGCGTGGATCGCCGAAGATGCGCGCGAGCGTGGCGAACCCCAGGCGCCGGTGACGATGCAGCGGTTTCGCCCAAATGTGGTCATCGCCGATCTCGAGGAGCCCTTCGCCGAGGACCATTGGAAGCGCATCCAGATTGGCGACGTCATGTTTCGCGTCGTCAAACCTTGCACGCGTTGCATCATGACGACCATCGAGCCCCGTACGCTGGCGAAGGGCAAAGAGCCGCTTCGTACCCTCGCGCGCCACCACAAGTGGAACGGGGGTGCCACCTTCGGCATGAACATCACGCCGGACCAGGAAGGCGTCATTTGGGTCGGCGACGTCATCCGCGTCTTGTAA
- a CDS encoding NAD(P)-dependent oxidoreductase, with translation MTNVEIAPGKTRIGWIGTGVMGASMAGHLLSRGYAVTVTSRTRSKAESLLAKGASWADTPADVSKASDVVFTMLGFPKEVRTVALGEGGLAATARAGQIFVDMSTSEPSLARDIDAACRARGAHAVDAPVSGGDVGAREARLSIMIGGDAAIVESLTPLWETMGKTFVRQGDAGAGQHTKMVNQILIATGMIGVCEALLYAHRAGLDAERVLQSVAPGAAGSWSLSNYGPRILAGNFDPGFYVEHFIKDMGIALDEAKRLGLSLPGLALAEQLYLSVQALGWGKKGTHALQLALARLSGIDWERR, from the coding sequence ATGACCAACGTCGAAATCGCTCCGGGCAAAACGCGGATTGGGTGGATTGGCACAGGCGTCATGGGCGCATCGATGGCGGGCCACCTGCTGTCGCGCGGCTACGCCGTCACGGTAACGAGCCGCACCCGGAGCAAGGCCGAATCGCTTCTTGCCAAAGGAGCAAGCTGGGCCGACACCCCGGCCGACGTATCGAAAGCGTCCGACGTGGTGTTCACCATGCTGGGCTTCCCCAAGGAAGTGCGCACCGTCGCCCTGGGCGAGGGCGGCTTGGCCGCGACGGCCCGCGCGGGGCAGATCTTCGTCGACATGAGCACGAGCGAACCCAGCTTGGCGCGCGACATCGATGCGGCCTGCCGCGCGCGCGGCGCGCACGCCGTCGATGCACCGGTGTCGGGCGGCGATGTGGGCGCGCGCGAGGCGCGGCTGTCGATCATGATCGGGGGCGACGCCGCCATCGTGGAGTCGCTCACGCCACTCTGGGAAACGATGGGAAAGACCTTCGTGCGGCAAGGCGATGCGGGCGCCGGGCAGCACACGAAAATGGTGAATCAGATTTTGATCGCCACCGGCATGATTGGCGTCTGCGAGGCGCTCCTCTATGCGCACCGCGCGGGCTTGGATGCCGAGCGCGTCTTGCAATCCGTGGCGCCGGGGGCGGCAGGGAGCTGGTCTCTCTCCAATTACGGACCGCGCATCCTCGCCGGCAATTTCGACCCCGGATTTTACGTCGAGCACTTCATCAAGGATATGGGGATCGCCCTCGATGAAGCCAAGCGCCTCGGACTGAGTTTGCCCGGGCTCGCGCTGGCCGAGCAGCTTTATCTGTCGGTGCAGGCTCTGGGTTGGGGCAAGAAGGGTACGCATGCGTTGCAGTTGGCGCTGGCGCGACTTTCGGGCATCGACTGGGAGCGTCGCTAA
- a CDS encoding FUSC family protein, which translates to MRATLDAIVPDIAKGLRAAVATVVPFYLVGALDRPELTWVALGGWLGSLADPGGARGSRAAGIFVFATVGGLLVGLAQAVSPWPWAVTLVLAASGFATSMLRAVGGWGGSIGMMLLITMCVAVARTTGTPVRDGLFFFCGATWAMLLSSIVWPVWTHRPVRRAIAEIFGALAQYASGLATNLREVETSKPYLDEDHWGTLARTNQRAIRAAIEEARAVSVASRTRRSGESLLGSNLRLLIGNAEIEFFALIAFGEELETLTNVTGRDAAARTLDALAARYEEIRARLQMRDVPAVDLHARPDAALTPNSPVARLADRLLERSRLALTVARAPDQVTVNNDEQDAPQAHRAMLRDLRDEWESFVDAFSLGSSVFRHALRVTIMMAVAYVIAREVSPTHIPWVTITALAVLQPYPGSVVQRAIERVVGTVLGSVVAVAIMVAVHDPLALALIMFPLSAASVVTKPRSYRLFTFFLTPVFVLVAAHFESSWWTAAARTGDALIGGLIALVFALVLFPSREQKRLADALGGVVGSLARYADTMFDILEKGDRGETATRTTAARRSVGRALGEAETSLERMLAEPRSFHSGVDDAVQLVTYARRFSAALTALDLQLAAHKVADSPDRANILGPLRAYVDGVLEATGSFVREGRRTPLPAAPALPASADASLRRVLRHTELVASVAWGGSGRS; encoded by the coding sequence ATGCGCGCCACGCTCGACGCGATTGTTCCGGATATCGCCAAGGGGCTGCGTGCGGCCGTGGCGACGGTGGTGCCCTTTTACCTCGTAGGCGCGCTGGATCGGCCCGAGCTCACGTGGGTGGCGCTCGGCGGCTGGCTCGGCTCGCTCGCCGATCCGGGTGGTGCGCGTGGATCGCGGGCGGCCGGCATTTTCGTCTTTGCCACGGTGGGCGGTTTGCTGGTGGGCCTCGCCCAAGCGGTATCGCCGTGGCCTTGGGCGGTGACCCTCGTACTGGCGGCGTCGGGGTTTGCGACGTCGATGCTTCGTGCCGTCGGCGGGTGGGGCGGCAGCATCGGCATGATGCTGCTCATCACCATGTGCGTCGCCGTTGCGCGCACCACGGGCACGCCGGTGCGCGACGGTCTGTTCTTCTTCTGCGGCGCAACGTGGGCCATGCTGCTCTCGTCCATCGTGTGGCCGGTGTGGACGCATCGGCCCGTGCGCCGCGCCATCGCCGAGATTTTCGGAGCGCTCGCGCAGTACGCGTCGGGGCTTGCTACGAACTTGCGCGAAGTCGAAACGTCGAAGCCGTACCTCGACGAGGATCACTGGGGAACGCTCGCGCGCACGAACCAGCGCGCCATCCGCGCGGCGATCGAGGAGGCACGTGCCGTGTCGGTGGCCTCGCGCACGCGGCGTTCGGGCGAGAGCTTGCTCGGGAGCAATTTGCGGCTTCTCATCGGCAACGCCGAAATCGAGTTTTTCGCGTTGATTGCCTTCGGCGAGGAGCTGGAAACGCTGACCAACGTGACGGGCCGGGATGCGGCGGCGCGCACGTTGGATGCACTCGCGGCGCGCTACGAAGAGATCCGCGCTCGGCTGCAGATGCGCGACGTGCCCGCCGTCGATCTGCATGCGCGGCCCGACGCGGCGCTCACGCCGAACAGCCCCGTCGCGCGGCTCGCCGATCGGCTGCTCGAGCGAAGCCGGCTGGCGCTCACCGTGGCGCGGGCGCCGGATCAGGTCACGGTGAACAACGACGAGCAGGATGCCCCGCAAGCGCACCGCGCGATGCTGCGCGATCTGCGCGACGAGTGGGAAAGCTTCGTCGATGCGTTCTCCTTGGGGTCCTCCGTTTTTCGGCACGCGCTGCGGGTGACGATCATGATGGCCGTGGCCTACGTCATCGCGCGCGAGGTGTCGCCGACGCACATCCCGTGGGTGACCATCACCGCGCTCGCGGTGCTGCAGCCCTACCCGGGATCGGTGGTGCAACGGGCCATCGAGCGCGTGGTGGGGACGGTACTGGGAAGCGTCGTCGCGGTGGCCATCATGGTGGCCGTCCACGATCCGCTGGCCTTGGCGCTGATCATGTTTCCGCTGTCGGCGGCGTCCGTGGTGACGAAGCCGCGGAGCTACCGGCTTTTCACGTTCTTTCTCACGCCGGTGTTCGTGCTGGTGGCCGCCCATTTCGAGTCGAGTTGGTGGACGGCGGCCGCACGCACGGGCGATGCGCTCATCGGCGGTCTGATTGCGTTGGTCTTCGCGCTGGTGCTCTTTCCTTCACGCGAGCAAAAGCGGTTGGCGGACGCGCTGGGCGGCGTGGTCGGGTCGCTCGCGCGCTACGCGGATACGATGTTCGACATTCTCGAAAAGGGCGACCGTGGCGAGACGGCGACGCGTACGACGGCGGCGCGGCGAAGCGTAGGCCGGGCGCTCGGGGAGGCGGAGACATCGCTCGAGCGGATGCTCGCCGAGCCGCGCAGTTTCCACTCGGGCGTGGACGACGCCGTGCAGCTCGTGACGTACGCGCGCCGTTTTTCGGCCGCGCTGACGGCGCTGGATCTGCAGCTGGCCGCGCACAAAGTGGCCGATTCGCCCGATCGGGCAAATATTCTCGGGCCTCTGCGGGCCTACGTGGACGGGGTGCTCGAAGCCACCGGTTCGTTCGTGCGCGAAGGACGGCGTACACCGCTGCCTGCGGCACCGGCGCTTCCGGCATCGGCCGACGCCTCGCTGCGCCGCGTGCTCCGTCACACGGAGCTGGTCGCGAGCGTCGCTTGGGGAGGCTCGGGCCGCAGCTGA
- a CDS encoding ester cyclase produces MTTQAFTVENFAQFWAKPDASLVAHAVTEDVVGHWPGTEEPARGVVAYAARIAQVLALVPDLSLEVLEHAIHHDLLFIRWMARGTGAKGPFTLNGIDRIRLRDGRVAENVIVFDTLRFREVVGAPVPYAGQLRPEPPQATLATSSV; encoded by the coding sequence ATGACAACGCAAGCCTTCACCGTCGAAAACTTCGCACAATTTTGGGCCAAGCCGGACGCATCGCTCGTTGCGCACGCCGTGACGGAGGATGTCGTGGGGCACTGGCCGGGCACGGAAGAACCTGCGCGCGGCGTGGTGGCGTACGCGGCGCGTATTGCCCAAGTGTTGGCGCTCGTTCCCGATTTGAGCCTCGAGGTCCTCGAGCATGCCATCCACCACGATTTGCTCTTCATCCGATGGATGGCGCGAGGGACGGGGGCCAAAGGTCCGTTCACCTTGAATGGCATCGATCGGATTCGCCTGCGCGACGGGCGCGTGGCGGAAAATGTCATCGTGTTCGACACCCTGCGCTTTCGCGAGGTCGTGGGCGCGCCCGTTCCGTACGCGGGTCAGCTGCGGCCCGAGCCTCCCCAAGCGACGCTCGCGACCAGCTCCGTGTGA
- a CDS encoding DUF6058 family natural product biosynthesis protein, with amino-acid sequence MIEQDLIYIRANYVSLAALAATRSETEEELRAHVAAKRLPGPAYVLPDGTEMFPRDWLALADQSGGIDHARAEFMRRFIAASNEEGEPAGEESAAEEWTNYLGGMYAVCLREVTPENVFRKERLVRRLTEQLASPAPNDPAWRARLRADVDALDQLERPFAPYDRVRFGGPVTRDRLITAARARYPACFE; translated from the coding sequence ATGATCGAGCAGGACCTCATCTACATTCGTGCCAATTACGTCAGCCTGGCCGCGCTCGCGGCAACGCGCTCGGAGACCGAGGAGGAGCTGCGTGCGCATGTCGCGGCGAAGCGGCTGCCCGGGCCCGCGTACGTGCTGCCCGATGGGACCGAGATGTTCCCGCGGGATTGGCTCGCCCTGGCGGATCAATCGGGCGGCATCGACCATGCGCGCGCCGAGTTCATGCGGCGCTTCATCGCGGCATCGAACGAGGAGGGCGAGCCCGCGGGCGAGGAGAGCGCGGCGGAGGAATGGACGAATTACCTCGGCGGGATGTATGCCGTGTGCCTGCGCGAGGTGACGCCGGAGAACGTCTTTCGCAAGGAGAGGCTCGTGCGCCGATTGACCGAGCAACTCGCCTCCCCTGCCCCGAACGACCCGGCATGGCGAGCGCGCCTTCGCGCCGACGTCGACGCGCTCGACCAATTGGAGCGACCCTTTGCACCGTACGACCGCGTCCGTTTCGGCGGGCCGGTCACGCGCGATCGGCTCATCACCGCCGCGCGTGCACGTTACCCTGCGTGCTTCGAGTGA